TCGAGGAGATCGACCCGGCGGCCGCGGGCCTCGCGGTCGACCTCGAGGCCACCGTCGCCGGGCTGACCGGCTTCTCGCTCGACCCGACCCGCATGTGGCAGCACGTGACGGGGGAGGGCAGCGTCCCCGTCGTCACGACCGTCGACACCGACGCGCTGGTCGGGGAGCTCGAGGCGCTCGCGGCGGCCACCGACGTCGCACCCGTCGACGGCGACGTCACGTTCCCCGGCGGCGTGCCGACCGCGAACGACCCCGTCGAGGGGCGCGAGCTCGACGTCGAGGCGGCCGCCGCCGTGGTGCAGGACGGCTGGCTCGACGACGACGAGCCGCTCGCGCTGCCGGAGGACACCGTCCCCGTCGACATCAGCCAGGCCGACGTCGAGGCGGGCCTGGAGGTGGCGCAGGCCGCCGTCGCCGGCCCCCTCGTCGTCGTGGTCGGCGAGCGCGAGGTCGAGCTTGCCCCGGACGTGTTCGGCGACACCCTCGCGATGGAGCCCGACGGCGAGGGCGCGCTGCGCCTCGGCGTGGACGGCGAGCGGCTGCGCGCCGCCACCCTCGCGGTCGACGAGGAGCTGCAGAGCGAGCCGCGCGACGCGACGATCCGCCTCGCCGACGGCCGGCCCGAGGTCGTGCCCGGCCGCAACGGCCGCAGCCTGCCCGCCGACGCGCTGCAGGCCGCGGCCCTCACCGCCCTCGCGCCCGGCGGCGACCGCCGTGCGGTCGTCGAGGGCGCCACCACCGAGCCGGACGTGACGACGGCGGAGGTCGAGGCGCTCGGCGTCACGGAGGTCGTCTCGACGTTCTCCACGAACTACCCGGACAACCCGCCGCGCACCAACAACCTGCGCGTCGCGGCGGAGACCATCCGGGGCACCCTCCTGCTGCCGGGCGACGTGTTCGACCTCAACGAGGTCCTCGGCGAGCGGACGACCGCGAAGGGGTACCGGGCCGCCGGCGTCATCAGCAACGGCCGCTTCACCGAGGGGGTGGGCGGCGGGGTGTCGCAGGTCGCGACCACGACGTACAACGCCGCCTTCTTCGCCGGCCTGGAGGTGCTCGACTTCAAGCCGCACAGCTACTACATCTCGCGCTACCCGGTGGGCCGGGAGTCGACGCTCAACTACTCCCCGCCGGTCGACATGCGCTTCCGCAACGACACCGACACCGGCATCCTCGTCGACGCGTCCGTCGGCGGCGGGGAGATCACCGTCACCTTCTGGGGCACGAAGACGTGGGACGTGGAGAGCGTCACCTCGCCGCGGCGCGACGTGGAGGAGGGCGGCGTCACCTACGACGACTCGCCCGACTGCGAGCCGCAGGGGGCCAACACCGGCTTCTCCGTCGACACGACGCGCATCTGGAAGGACCTCGACAGCGGCGCGGAGGTCAAGCGCGAGACGAACACGTGGCGCTACTCCACCGGCGACCGCATCATCTGCGGGGAGGACCCGGACGCCTGAGGCGCCGGGCCGGGGGCGGCGGCACCCGCTTCGCGAGCAGCACGTCGCCCAGCGCGACGACGGCCTCGGTCCCGGTCCGGTCCCGCAGGACCGCGAGCTCGTGCTCGTCGGCGCGCACGAGGGTGCCGAGGGCGTCGGTCGCGCTGCCGTCCGGCAGCCGGTGCCGCACGACGACACGCCCGCCGACCCACGACGGCAGGGCGGCCACGACAGCCGGGTCCACGTCCGGCATCCTAGGGACCGCCGCCCGGCGCGAGCCGGGACGGGCGAGACCGCCACTTGCGAGGAGTACCCGTGACCTACGTCATCGCGCAGCCCTGCGTGGACCTCAAGGACAAGGCCTGCATCGAGGAGTGCCCTGTCGACTGCATCTACGAGGGCAAGCGGTCGCTGTACATCCACCCCGACGAGTGCGTCGACTGCGGCGCGTGCGAACCGGTCTGCCCCGTCGAGGCCATCTACTACGAGGACGACGTCCCCGAGCAGTGGAAGCCGTTCTACGACGCCAACGTCGAGTTCTTCAGCGAGCTCGGCTCGCCCGGCGGTGCGGCCAAGACCGGCGCGCTGGACTTCGACCACCCCGTCGTCGCCGCGCTCCCGCCGCAGGAGCACGACGAGTGACGCGCTGAGGGAGCAGGGACCCGCCGTGCCCGTCACCGGCCTGCCCGACTTCCCGTGGGACCGGCTGCGCCCGTACGCCGAGCGCGCCCGCGCCCACCCCGACGGCGTCGTCGACCTCAGCGTCGGCACGCCGGTGGACCCGACGCCGCCGGTCGTGCGGCGCGCGCTCGCCGACGCCGCCGACGCCCCCGGCTACCCGACCGTCGTCGGCGTGCCCGAGGTGGGCGAGGCGGTCCGGGCGTGGTTCGAGCGGGTGCGCGGCACCGGGCCGCTGCCGGGGCTCGGCGTCATGCCGACGATCGGCTCGAAGGAGCTCGTCGCGTGGCTGCCGACGCTGCTCGGGCTAGGCCCGGGCGACCGGGTCGTGCACCCCGAGGTCGCCTACCCCACGTACGACGTGGGTGCCCGGCTCGCCGGCGCCGAGCCGGTCGCCGCCGACGCGACCACGGCGCTCGGGCCGGACACCTCGGTGGGCCTCGTGTGGCTCAACACCCCGGCCAACCCCACGGGACGGGTGCTCGGCGTCGACCACCTCGCGAAGGTCGTCGCGTGGGCGCGCGAGCGCGGCGCCGTCGTCGCCTCCGACGAGTGCTACGCCGACCTCGGCTGGACCGCGGAGTGGGACCCGGCGCAGGGCGGGCAGCGGGTCCCGAGCGTGCTCGACCCGCGTGTGACCGGCGGGGACCTCACCGGCGTCCTCGCGGTGTGCTCGGCGTCCAAGCGGTCGAACCTCGCCGGCTACCGGGCGGGGTTCCTCGCGGGCGACCCCGCGGTGGTGCGGCGAGTCGTGGAGGTGCGCCGCCACGCGGGCATGATCGTGCCGGCGCCGGTGCAGGCCGCGCTCGTCGCCTCGCTGTCGGAGGACTCCCACGTCGCGGAGCAGAAGGAGCGCTACCGGGCCCGGCGGGACGTGCTCCTGCCGGCGCTGGGTGCGGCCGGGCTCGTCGTCGAGCACTCCGAGGCCGGGCTGTACCTGTGGGCGCACCGCCCGGGCACCGCCTCGTGCTGGGAGCTCGTCGAGGCGCTCGCGGCCCTCGGCGTGCTCGTGGCGCCCGGGGAGTTCTACGGACCCCGTGGCGCAGGTCACGTGCGCGTCGCCCTCACCGCCACCGACGAGCGCGTCCGCGCCGCCGCCGCCCGCCTGCGGTCTGCCGGGTCGGCTACCACCCGGTAGCGTCTGGACCGGATCCCGCACAACGCGCCGTCCCGGTCGGCCCACGACGCCGGTCCGGTCGGCTCCCGACCGCCACAGGAGCAGCGATGCCCGACGCCCAGCAGACGTACGCGATCAGCGGACCGGGGGACCCCCTCGAGCTCCCGGTGGTCGAGGCGTCGGAGGGGGCCTCCGGCCTCGACATCTCGAAGCTGCTCGCCACGACCGGCCACGTGACCCTCGACACGGGCTTCGTCAACACCGCCTCGTGCCAGAGCGCCGTCACGTACATCGACGGCGGCGCCGGGATCCTCCGCTACCGCGGCTACCCGATCGAGCAGCTCGCGGAGCGGTCCACCTTCCTCGAGGTGTCGTACCTGCTCATCTACGGCGAGCTGCCGACCGCGGCGGAGCTCGACTCGTTCACCGAGCGGGTGCAGCGCCACACGCTGCTGCACGAGGACCTCAAGCGCTTCTTCGACGGCTTCCCCCGCGACGCTCACCCCATGCCGGTGCTGTCGAGCGCCGTGTCGGCGCTGTCGACCTTCTACCAGGACTCCCTCGACCCGTTCGACCCCGAGCAGGTCGAGATCTCCACGGTGCGACTGCTCGCCAAGCTGCCGACCATCGCGGCGTACGCCTACAAGAAGAGCGTCGGGCAGCCGTTCCTCTACCCGGACAACTCCCACTCGCTGGTCGAGAACTTCCTCCGGATGACCTTCGGCCTGCCCGCCGAGCCGTACGAGCTCGACGAGCTCACCGTGCGGGCGCTCGACCAGCTGTTCATCCTCCACGCCGACCACGAGCAGAACTGCTCGACGTCGACGGTGCGCCTCGTCGGCTCCAGCCAGGCCAACCTGTTCGCGAGCGTGTCGGCCGGCATCAACGCGCTGTTCGGCCCGCTGCACGGCGGGGCGAACCAGGCCGTGCTCGAGATGCTGGAGTCCATCCGCGACTCCGACGAGACCGTCGAGTCGTTCATGGCGAAGGTCAAGAACAAGGAGCCGGGTGTGCGGCTCATGGGCTTCGGGCACCGGGTGTACAAGAACTACGACCCCCGCGCCGCCATCATCAAGACGACCGCGGACGAGATGCTCGCGGCCTCGGCGGGCAACGAGCTGCTCGACATCGCCAAGCAGCTGGAGGAGATCGCCCTCGCCGACGACTACTTCGTCGAGCGCAAGCTGTACCCGAACGTCGACTTCTACACGGGGCTGCTGTACCAGGCGATGGGCTTCCCCACGAAGATGTTCACGGTGCTGTTCGCCATCGGCCGCCTGCCGGGCTGGATCGCCCAGTGGCGCGAGATGATCAGCGACCCGAGCACGAAGATCGGCCGCCCGCGGCAGGTCTACACCGGCGCCACGGAGCGGGACTACACCGCGATCGAGTCGCGCTGAGGCTCCTCGCCGGGGCCGCACGCGCGAGGGTGGTGCGCCGCCCGCCGGCCGTCAGGGTGCCGGCGGACGGCGGTCTCAGGTGGCCCGGGCGAGCCCGAGCGGGTTCGCCACGAGGCCCGGGAAGACGCTCGTCGTCACCGACGGCACGCCGCAGCGCACGCTGAGGAGCTCGGCGAGCACCTGCCGGTAGTCCGTCGTGACGGCGAGGTCCCCGGCGACGAGCCGGTCCGCGCCGAGGCCGGGCCAGCGTCCGTGCACCCGGCCGCCGACGACACCGCCGCCCATGACGAGCACGGCGTTGCCGTAGCCGTGGTCGACGCCGCGCGAGGCGTTCTCCTGCGCGCGGCGGCCGAACTCCGACAGCGTCACGAGGCACACCCGGTCCAGCAGCGGCCCGAGGTCGGCGGCGAAGGCGGCGAGCGCCGAGGCGAGCGTCGTCACCTGGTCGTGCATCCACTGCCCGGGGGCGGCGCTGCCGAGCCCGGAGTGCATGTCCCAGTTGCCGTGGTCGACCGTCGCGACCCGCAGGCCCACGTCGGCCTTCACGAGGCGGGCGACGTCCTTCAGGGAGCTGCCGAGCCGCCCCTTCGGGTACGTGCCGGTGCTCGCCGGCACCTGGGACATCGTGCGCGCGGCGGCGAGGCCGTCGCGGGTGGCGGCGGCGACGTCCGGGCGGGCGCCGGTGTGCAGGTGGGTGAGCGCGGCGTCCCAGGCCGACATGGGCATCGACAGGCCCTCGTCGGCCGGGATGCCCAGGGTCGCGAGGGAGTCGGTCACCACCTCGGGGCTCGGCCCGCGCAGCGACGCGGGGACCGACGTGGAGCCGAGCTGGGTGGCGGCGAACGGCGACCCCTCGCCGGTGACCCCCACCATGCGGTCGATCCACCCCGTGCGCAGGTGGCTGTCGGGGGCCGCCTCCTCCATCTCCTCCATCGCCTCGAAGTGCGAGCGGTTGGCCGCGACCATCCCGCACGCGTGGACCGCACCCAGCCGGCCGGACGTCCACAGCCCCGACAGGGGCGCGAGTGCCGGGTGCAGGCCGAACATGCTGTCGGCGTGCAGCAGCTGCGCCGTCGGCACGGCGATGTTGGGTCGCAGCGTGTGCAGCGCCGGGTCGCCGTGCGGCACCACGAGGGACAGCCCGTCCATGCCGCCGCGCAGCGACACCACGACGAGCACGTCCTTCGCCGTGGTCGTCGCGCCCAGCGCGACCCGGGCCCCGCCGAGGGTCGTGGCCGTGGTGAGGGCGGCGCCGGCCGCGAGGCGGAACAGCCCGCGCCGGGACAGCGCGTGCTCGGCCGCCCGCGACTCGGGGCAGCCGTCGTGCGCCCGGTGGGTGCCGGCGTGCGAGGTGGTCGTCATGTGGGTGCTCCGTCTCAGCGCTCGATGACGCGGGGGTGGGCGAGGAAGAGGGCGGTGACCCACCAGACCGCGCGACGGCGGTCCCACTCGCCCCAGGGCTGCCTGCTGCCGGCGATCGGCGAGCCCGCAATCAGCAGGCGGGCCGACTCGACCTCCGCGGCCGTCGCGGGACGCAGCAGGATGCGGCGGGCGACCTCGTCGGTGATGCGCGGCAGGTCGGCGGCGCCGGTAGCGAGCACCGCCTCGACGAAGGGCTGCCCGGTGAGCTCGTCCATCCAGCCCCGCATGACCTGCAGCGCCGAGGTGACGTGGGCGAGCGCCTGCCCCGCCGACCGCCACTCCGCGGCGGTGTCGGGGTAGCCGTCCGGCGGGGACCACGCGAGCGGGCGGTGCCCGGCCGGGCTCTGCCACAGCAGGTAGTCGTAAGCGAGCCGGTCGAGGTTCGGCTGCGGCACGAGCAGGCGCAGGGTCGCGAGGTGCCGCTCCAGGGGCCGTCGCACCTTGGTGCCCGTCGCCGCCTCGAAGGCCGGGTCGGCGAACATCGCCCGCAGCACGGCGTCCAGCCGGGTGCCCGAGGTGCTGTAGACCTGCGCGAGCCGTGCGACGAGGTCCTCCGGCGGGGTGTCGGCGACGAAGTGCGTGGCGATGCGGCGGCACACGTGGGTCGCCGTCGCGGGCAGGCCCGCGAGCCAGCGCAGGAACGTCCGGATCTCCGCGCGGCCGTCGGCGGAGGCGTTGGCGAAGGTGCGGCCCAGCACGGTGACCGCGCCGACGTGGTGCCGGTTGGGGTCGAACCAGGCGGCGTAGGGCGCGACCTCGGCGGGGGAGGACTCCCACGGCCAGCGGGTGCGCCAGCCCGTGAGCAGCAGCGCGACCGCCTTGACGTCGGCCTCGGTGTGCGTCCCGACCCCGACCGTGTGCAGCTCGAGCAGCTCGCGCGCGTAGTTCTCGTTCGGCGACTTCCGCGTCGACGTGCTCGCGTTGAGGTAGTGCAGCATCGCCGGGTGCTCGGCGCTGGCGA
The sequence above is drawn from the Aquipuribacter sp. SD81 genome and encodes:
- a CDS encoding VanW family protein, with product MSARTETLRRQDEAGSGRRSARGWRGVLLALVGLVLALAAVYVGAAYALADRVPYGTEVGGEPVGGLAAEDAVATLRSSVGEEAAEPVRVAVGEDRVEEIDPAAAGLAVDLEATVAGLTGFSLDPTRMWQHVTGEGSVPVVTTVDTDALVGELEALAAATDVAPVDGDVTFPGGVPTANDPVEGRELDVEAAAAVVQDGWLDDDEPLALPEDTVPVDISQADVEAGLEVAQAAVAGPLVVVVGEREVELAPDVFGDTLAMEPDGEGALRLGVDGERLRAATLAVDEELQSEPRDATIRLADGRPEVVPGRNGRSLPADALQAAALTALAPGGDRRAVVEGATTEPDVTTAEVEALGVTEVVSTFSTNYPDNPPRTNNLRVAAETIRGTLLLPGDVFDLNEVLGERTTAKGYRAAGVISNGRFTEGVGGGVSQVATTTYNAAFFAGLEVLDFKPHSYYISRYPVGRESTLNYSPPVDMRFRNDTDTGILVDASVGGGEITVTFWGTKTWDVESVTSPRRDVEEGGVTYDDSPDCEPQGANTGFSVDTTRIWKDLDSGAEVKRETNTWRYSTGDRIICGEDPDA
- a CDS encoding putative acetyltransferase; the encoded protein is MDPAVVAALPSWVGGRVVVRHRLPDGSATDALGTLVRADEHELAVLRDRTGTEAVVALGDVLLAKRVPPPPARRLRRPGPPRR
- the fdxA gene encoding ferredoxin, which encodes MTYVIAQPCVDLKDKACIEECPVDCIYEGKRSLYIHPDECVDCGACEPVCPVEAIYYEDDVPEQWKPFYDANVEFFSELGSPGGAAKTGALDFDHPVVAALPPQEHDE
- the dapC gene encoding succinyldiaminopimelate transaminase, which encodes MPVTGLPDFPWDRLRPYAERARAHPDGVVDLSVGTPVDPTPPVVRRALADAADAPGYPTVVGVPEVGEAVRAWFERVRGTGPLPGLGVMPTIGSKELVAWLPTLLGLGPGDRVVHPEVAYPTYDVGARLAGAEPVAADATTALGPDTSVGLVWLNTPANPTGRVLGVDHLAKVVAWARERGAVVASDECYADLGWTAEWDPAQGGQRVPSVLDPRVTGGDLTGVLAVCSASKRSNLAGYRAGFLAGDPAVVRRVVEVRRHAGMIVPAPVQAALVASLSEDSHVAEQKERYRARRDVLLPALGAAGLVVEHSEAGLYLWAHRPGTASCWELVEALAALGVLVAPGEFYGPRGAGHVRVALTATDERVRAAAARLRSAGSATTR
- a CDS encoding citrate synthase, giving the protein MPDAQQTYAISGPGDPLELPVVEASEGASGLDISKLLATTGHVTLDTGFVNTASCQSAVTYIDGGAGILRYRGYPIEQLAERSTFLEVSYLLIYGELPTAAELDSFTERVQRHTLLHEDLKRFFDGFPRDAHPMPVLSSAVSALSTFYQDSLDPFDPEQVEISTVRLLAKLPTIAAYAYKKSVGQPFLYPDNSHSLVENFLRMTFGLPAEPYELDELTVRALDQLFILHADHEQNCSTSTVRLVGSSQANLFASVSAGINALFGPLHGGANQAVLEMLESIRDSDETVESFMAKVKNKEPGVRLMGFGHRVYKNYDPRAAIIKTTADEMLAASAGNELLDIAKQLEEIALADDYFVERKLYPNVDFYTGLLYQAMGFPTKMFTVLFAIGRLPGWIAQWREMISDPSTKIGRPRQVYTGATERDYTAIESR
- a CDS encoding DUF1501 domain-containing protein, whose amino-acid sequence is MTTTSHAGTHRAHDGCPESRAAEHALSRRGLFRLAAGAALTTATTLGGARVALGATTTAKDVLVVVSLRGGMDGLSLVVPHGDPALHTLRPNIAVPTAQLLHADSMFGLHPALAPLSGLWTSGRLGAVHACGMVAANRSHFEAMEEMEEAAPDSHLRTGWIDRMVGVTGEGSPFAATQLGSTSVPASLRGPSPEVVTDSLATLGIPADEGLSMPMSAWDAALTHLHTGARPDVAAATRDGLAAARTMSQVPASTGTYPKGRLGSSLKDVARLVKADVGLRVATVDHGNWDMHSGLGSAAPGQWMHDQVTTLASALAAFAADLGPLLDRVCLVTLSEFGRRAQENASRGVDHGYGNAVLVMGGGVVGGRVHGRWPGLGADRLVAGDLAVTTDYRQVLAELLSVRCGVPSVTTSVFPGLVANPLGLARAT
- a CDS encoding DUF1800 domain-containing protein; amino-acid sequence: MATDSQPVTTGTTGTTSTTSTTSTTSTTGPTGAPGTTGAPAAPGAARRAVVVGAGAALVAGLLSPASAATAGTRRAVRTVPAPRRRVTGAARTVRPTAPAPTSPTSPAPGPAPSPAPAARDVEHLLRRATYGPTPTSLAEARRLGAAAWVEAQLRPAGVADPVGDRIDAAHPGLFLSVPETRTFYDDEFWTMNQHLQRWRLLRGAWSTRQLHEVMSDLMHNHVNVPVGPDGPAGHSLHRYHHDVVRAHCLGSFADLLVASAEHPAMLHYLNASTSTRKSPNENYARELLELHTVGVGTHTEADVKAVALLLTGWRTRWPWESSPAEVAPYAAWFDPNRHHVGAVTVLGRTFANASADGRAEIRTFLRWLAGLPATATHVCRRIATHFVADTPPEDLVARLAQVYSTSGTRLDAVLRAMFADPAFEAATGTKVRRPLERHLATLRLLVPQPNLDRLAYDYLLWQSPAGHRPLAWSPPDGYPDTAAEWRSAGQALAHVTSALQVMRGWMDELTGQPFVEAVLATGAADLPRITDEVARRILLRPATAAEVESARLLIAGSPIAGSRQPWGEWDRRRAVWWVTALFLAHPRVIER